The region CAGGATAGCGCAATCTAAATTCATACGCTATGCCAGCGCCCATTACGCCTACGCAGTTGATAGTGTTTACGATGGTGTCCGCTTTAGTGTTAAATATATTTCCACTTTTTAGTGTTACCATTTTTATCCTTAGAAAAATTTAGCTGGATTAACTATGACGTTGATATTATACATCTTAAGATCGCCAGCCAGCTGCTCTTCAATAGCTTTTTTACTAGCTTGATCTTTAACATATATAGAGCGTATGTAACGGCTATAAACTACATCATTGATCAAAATTTCTGCCATCATTTTTTGTTTGATATCATTGTTTGCAATGCCATTGTTGCACCATCTTGGAGAAAAGACATCATCAAAATTTATAAAATTTGGATCTTGCAAGTCGGGCAAATATCTGCTAAATCTAGCTTCATCCGCAGATGCATTGCGATTTGAGATCAAAAAGCCATCTTGGTGATCTTTTATAACCCGAACGTCAAGTCCTAGAATGATAACGCGAGCATTGTTTCTATTTTTATAAAGCATAGCGTTGCGAGGATTAAAATAAAATGGGACATAGTCGTGAATTTTATGTCCATATATGTGCTCAACCTTTTCGCGTCTTGCATTAACCTCTTGGTTGCTAATATCTACTTGCCTATAGGAGTTGTAATGATTTTGCAAGCCATGTAATAAAATATTTTTCAAGTTGCTAGAGTCTGTCATATGAAAAATTTCGCTCATGCCGTCTAAGAAAGTTTGGTTGCTCATTATAACCTCCGTTATTTTTTCGGAGATTATAAGAGGCATTATAGACATATAGTGTCTATAAAAAATATTAAATAGCTAACTATCTTGTATTTTTATAAAGTCTTGATATTTGTCAAATAGCTTTTTTATCTCTTGTTTGATATGGCTAAATTCCTCTTCTCTGATATTACCATGTGCGAAGTCGTTGCGCAGGTCATCTAACTGCTTGTGATATTTGCTCAGTTCGTTGTTTGAACCAAATTTTGTGTTTATAACATCCCTAATCTCTTTTATTTCTTCTTTTGAAAGTTCAAGATACTTTAAATTTTTCATAGTCCTGCCAACAAAGTCGTCATCACTCTCATTCGCCCTAGTTTTTAACGACTGAATAAAGAAATTGCTTATCAGATAATTTTTCCTAACACCCTTAGTAGAGCATTCATCTAAAATTTTCTTAAAAACAACAGGGATATTTCTTTCAAAAACTCCAACTATATAGCTATTTACACTTTCAAACAATAGCACCAGCGACTGCAGCAAGTAGCCCTTTTCAAACATATCTTTAGCTAGTTTATACCTAAAAACATAGGCACTATCACTCCAGTCGCATATTTTATTTAGCCTCTCTTTTAAATTCTTAGCTCTTGATATAAGCGCGATATCATCTATCTTATCAAGCTCCTTGATCAGCTCACCATGCGAGCTTTTCAGCTTTGCGATATTTAAGCTTAGTATATTGTATGAAAAATCATTTAAAGCATTTACTAGCGACTCAAATTTCTTTGTCTTTATGTGCTGCGCCAAAGTATAGTTTTGCGAAAAAGCCGCAATCACAAAGGCGATA is a window of Campylobacter concisus DNA encoding:
- a CDS encoding DUF4433 domain-containing protein — its product is MSNQTFLDGMSEIFHMTDSSNLKNILLHGLQNHYNSYRQVDISNQEVNARREKVEHIYGHKIHDYVPFYFNPRNAMLYKNRNNARVIILGLDVRVIKDHQDGFLISNRNASADEARFSRYLPDLQDPNFINFDDVFSPRWCNNGIANNDIKQKMMAEILINDVVYSRYIRSIYVKDQASKKAIEEQLAGDLKMYNINVIVNPAKFF
- a CDS encoding CRISPR-associated DxTHG motif protein, translating into MPITIVKKANPHQSEEINNKTAVITILGIQGQKENIKTEGCARYYFAGESTDKSQEFFNTLPLLADKFGTENIVPIYTAAAREFNEAVMAHYADFKINFNDSYKIVDEKNFEALFEIFERVIDDLVKSGVGKIIFDVTHGFRHLPLLALVDLLIQNFSDVSQIDQILFAKEIEKSKLYEIIDLRQYLDIANIAFVIAAFSQNYTLAQHIKTKKFESLVNALNDFSYNILSLNIAKLKSSHGELIKELDKIDDIALISRAKNLKERLNKICDWSDSAYVFRYKLAKDMFEKGYLLQSLVLLFESVNSYIVGVFERNIPVVFKKILDECSTKGVRKNYLISNFFIQSLKTRANESDDDFVGRTMKNLKYLELSKEEIKEIRDVINTKFGSNNELSKYHKQLDDLRNDFAHGNIREEEFSHIKQEIKKLFDKYQDFIKIQDS